A single genomic interval of Lacrimispora sphenoides JCM 1415 harbors:
- the deoC gene encoding deoxyribose-phosphate aldolase, which translates to MEIAKLVDHTMLKADATSETIKRYCSEAKEYGFASVCVNTCQVPLVAQELKGSGVAVCCVVGFPLGAMLASAKAFEAAEAVKAGADEVDTVMNIGAMKDKNYDLVREDIKAVVEASQGKIVKVILENCLLTKEEIVKACELSIEAGADFVKTSTGFSTGGAVAEDVALMKQTVGNRAKVKASGGIRTPEEARAMIEAGADRIGAGNGIALL; encoded by the coding sequence ATGGAAATTGCTAAATTAGTGGATCACACGATGTTAAAGGCAGATGCCACATCAGAAACAATTAAAAGATACTGTTCAGAAGCAAAAGAATATGGATTTGCATCGGTGTGTGTGAATACTTGCCAGGTACCTCTCGTTGCACAGGAATTAAAAGGCAGCGGTGTCGCTGTTTGCTGTGTGGTAGGTTTCCCTCTGGGCGCAATGTTAGCTTCTGCAAAAGCTTTTGAAGCCGCCGAAGCAGTGAAGGCAGGGGCAGATGAAGTAGATACGGTAATGAACATCGGCGCCATGAAGGATAAAAATTATGATCTGGTGCGTGAAGATATAAAAGCAGTTGTAGAAGCCTCCCAGGGGAAAATTGTAAAAGTTATTTTAGAAAACTGCCTCTTAACGAAAGAGGAAATTGTAAAAGCCTGCGAGCTTTCTATAGAAGCCGGAGCAGATTTTGTAAAGACATCCACAGGTTTTAGCACAGGCGGTGCTGTAGCTGAAGATGTAGCACTTATGAAGCAGACCGTAGGAAACAGGGCAAAAGTAAAAGCTAGCGGAGGAATCCGTACACCGGAAGAGGCACGGGCCATGATAGAAGCCGGAGCGGACCGGATAGGAGCAGGCAACGGAATCGCCTTGCTATAA
- a CDS encoding glucose PTS transporter subunit EIIB, whose amino-acid sequence MLNAGVGYTFSGGALDFALYGILPGNVRTNWIAVLLVGFAYAMIYYVVFRFAIMKLNIKTPGREDDEDSKLYTKADYLDKKKAEAKEKAGTSTDMYVQIVDGLGGMDNIVDLDNCATRLRVVVKDAAKTDEALLKSTGAAGVIQKGNNLQVIYGTKVSTIKTELEEYIESYNGRNYNEN is encoded by the coding sequence ATGCTGAATGCAGGTGTGGGGTATACTTTCTCAGGCGGAGCCCTTGATTTCGCCTTATATGGTATTTTGCCCGGGAACGTGCGAACAAATTGGATTGCCGTATTACTCGTAGGTTTCGCTTACGCAATGATTTATTATGTGGTTTTCCGGTTTGCCATAATGAAATTAAATATAAAAACACCTGGCCGGGAAGACGATGAGGATTCTAAATTATATACAAAAGCGGATTACCTTGATAAGAAGAAAGCTGAGGCAAAAGAAAAAGCAGGCACTTCCACAGATATGTATGTGCAAATCGTTGATGGACTGGGTGGAATGGATAATATTGTGGATTTAGATAATTGTGCAACACGTTTAAGAGTGGTTGTGAAAGACGCCGCAAAAACCGATGAGGCACTCCTTAAATCTACGGGTGCTGCAGGAGTTATTCAAAAAGGTAATAATCTGCAGGTGATCTACGGTACTAAGGTCAGTACCATCAAAACTGAATTGGAAGAATATATCGAAAGCTACAACGGGAGGAATTATAATGAAAATTAA
- a CDS encoding VOC family protein: MNRINVICLGVRSMEDSIRFYKDGLGFQTNETGYNPPVIFFNTSGGLKLELYPIDLLAKDISNSNPPQIHSGFSGITLAYNVKSKEEVHQVIELARKAGAQIEKEPQDVFWGGYHAYFSDPDGYFWEVAYGPEFKFDENDMLII; encoded by the coding sequence ATGAACCGAATAAATGTAATATGTTTAGGTGTAAGAAGTATGGAAGATTCAATCCGCTTTTATAAAGATGGATTAGGTTTTCAAACAAACGAAACGGGCTATAACCCACCGGTAATTTTTTTTAATACCTCAGGAGGATTAAAACTGGAACTATATCCGATCGACTTATTAGCAAAGGATATTAGCAACAGCAATCCTCCGCAGATTCACTCTGGTTTTAGTGGCATAACATTGGCCTATAATGTGAAAAGCAAAGAAGAAGTACATCAAGTGATCGAATTAGCAAGAAAAGCCGGTGCACAAATTGAAAAAGAACCGCAGGATGTCTTTTGGGGCGGTTATCATGCTTATTTTTCGGACCCAGATGGTTATTTTTGGGAGGTTGCATACGGTCCTGAATTTAAGTTTGACGAGAATGATATGTTGATTATATGA
- a CDS encoding oligogalacturonate lyase family protein — MIGTKYPSEMRTYIDPKTGHLVTQLTQNGQNFHMYFTDNSFDIKGNDIYFLSNRGYEGEIYNIFHMNLNTGDMTQLTDEPAGVVFNTITKTPDSQLIAYKTGNCLKILNNQTGSIQTIYEDNVMKFGNIHISPDKKMIGFCRNEKADVLPDTGPNYSGFKERMFAIKDGRVSVIGLDGTGFRDVWRDTHQLSHFQFSPEDSRIAMFCHEGPWNYVHQRIWILNMETSEVIPCFRQGEDDCVGHEFWTRDGNILFDNRRAGHDGTISSDKTQVVTKGADSGQIPYFGFADKKGEVLKKIEMPFYCNHYHANNDSTLFVGDGVEDIVLIRTEDGKVQLTTLTNHNTTWKYQRSHCHPTFSWDGRKILYAADTDEMHCNLFLVKLHEGEKDG; from the coding sequence ATGATTGGAACGAAATATCCCTCTGAGATGAGGACTTATATTGATCCGAAAACGGGGCATCTGGTGACACAGCTTACACAAAATGGACAGAACTTCCATATGTATTTTACGGATAATTCCTTCGATATTAAAGGAAATGACATCTATTTTTTATCAAATCGAGGTTACGAAGGTGAAATTTACAATATATTCCATATGAATTTAAATACCGGAGATATGACCCAATTAACGGATGAGCCGGCGGGAGTTGTCTTTAATACAATAACAAAAACACCGGACAGCCAGTTGATAGCCTATAAAACCGGGAATTGTCTCAAGATTTTGAATAACCAGACTGGTTCAATCCAAACAATTTATGAAGATAACGTAATGAAGTTTGGCAATATACATATCAGTCCAGATAAAAAAATGATTGGTTTTTGCAGAAATGAAAAGGCGGATGTACTTCCTGATACCGGGCCGAATTATTCTGGTTTTAAAGAGAGAATGTTTGCCATCAAGGATGGGCGGGTATCAGTAATCGGACTGGATGGCACCGGGTTCCGGGATGTATGGAGGGATACTCATCAGCTGTCACACTTTCAGTTTTCCCCTGAAGATAGCCGGATAGCCATGTTCTGTCACGAGGGCCCGTGGAACTATGTACATCAAAGAATTTGGATTTTAAACATGGAGACATCAGAGGTTATTCCATGCTTCCGCCAGGGAGAGGACGACTGCGTAGGTCATGAGTTTTGGACCAGAGATGGAAACATCTTATTTGATAATCGGAGAGCAGGTCATGATGGAACCATTTCTTCAGATAAAACCCAGGTGGTCACAAAGGGGGCTGATTCAGGGCAGATTCCTTATTTCGGTTTTGCGGATAAAAAAGGAGAGGTACTAAAAAAGATAGAAATGCCATTTTACTGTAACCATTATCACGCGAACAATGACAGTACATTGTTTGTTGGAGATGGAGTGGAGGATATCGTCTTAATTAGAACCGAAGATGGGAAAGTACAATTGACAACCTTGACTAATCATAATACTACCTGGAAATACCAGCGTTCTCATTGTCATCCAACTTTTAGCTGGGATGGGAGAAAAATTCTCTATGCTGCGGATACAGATGAGATGCATTGCAATCTTTTTCTTGTTAAATTACATGAAGGGGAAAAAGATGGCTGA
- a CDS encoding LacI family DNA-binding transcriptional regulator, protein MNIRDIAKKVGVSSATVSRVINQSGYVKDETKQKVLAAIEEADFVPNAIARSLSTRDSSSIGVIVPDIANEFFSSVISGMGEIAVNNQYNIVLFDTGEMQEREHQYLQMAEGQRLSGLIITPVSELDMVTRDKLIQFENKGIPVVLVDRNIKNSSLDGVFVENAAAAYKGVESLIHAGHRKIAIITGPSTSMPGKDRLKGYKAALMDYRIELKEEYIVSGDFKIIKAYERTKELLRLPDPPTAIFASNNQTSLGVLKYLTEQKLKMGRDISMVGFDQIESLKIIDYRLSTIERDAKRQGYEAMAMLIDKLSHKESKSSGRKIFVPYQVVLRGSELIK, encoded by the coding sequence ATGAATATACGGGATATTGCCAAAAAAGTAGGTGTTTCTTCTGCGACAGTGTCCAGAGTGATTAATCAGTCAGGATACGTAAAGGACGAAACGAAGCAGAAGGTTTTAGCAGCAATTGAAGAAGCGGATTTCGTACCGAATGCCATTGCAAGAAGTTTAAGCACCCGTGACTCTTCCAGTATCGGTGTTATTGTTCCGGATATAGCCAATGAGTTTTTTTCCAGTGTTATAAGCGGAATGGGAGAGATAGCGGTCAATAACCAGTATAACATTGTTTTGTTTGATACAGGTGAAATGCAGGAAAGGGAGCATCAATACCTTCAGATGGCAGAAGGCCAAAGACTTTCCGGTTTGATTATTACCCCGGTTTCCGAGCTTGATATGGTCACTCGGGATAAGCTGATACAATTTGAAAACAAGGGAATTCCAGTGGTTTTAGTTGACCGGAATATTAAAAATTCCAGTTTGGATGGTGTTTTTGTAGAGAATGCCGCCGCTGCTTATAAAGGAGTGGAATCTCTGATCCATGCCGGACACCGAAAGATCGCAATCATAACAGGTCCAAGCACTTCTATGCCGGGGAAGGACCGGTTAAAGGGATACAAGGCGGCCTTAATGGATTATAGGATTGAACTTAAGGAAGAGTATATTGTATCCGGAGATTTCAAGATTATCAAAGCCTATGAGCGGACAAAAGAATTGCTGCGGCTTCCGGATCCGCCGACTGCAATTTTTGCCTCCAATAACCAGACCAGTCTGGGAGTCCTTAAGTATCTTACCGAGCAGAAACTTAAAATGGGCAGGGACATATCAATGGTAGGCTTTGACCAGATTGAATCTCTTAAAATAATCGATTACAGGCTATCAACCATCGAACGTGATGCAAAGAGGCAGGGATATGAAGCTATGGCAATGCTGATTGACAAGCTGTCCCATAAGGAGAGTAAAAGCTCCGGCAGGAAAATATTTGTTCCATATCAGGTGGTGCTTCGCGGGTCAGAATTAATAAAATAG
- a CDS encoding M24 family metallopeptidase: protein MMLNLDRIYLNTNLPEPKTYNEVCPVLLSDQTMEERYQKVIAEMKERKLDYLVIYADKEHSGNFEYLTGFIPRFEEALLILKQDLKVYYLLGNENLKMRQYTRLPGHVIHVPSFSLPNQSMESEIALDSIFERQGLNQANRIGLVGWKLFTGIEAKEGPFDIPYYIVEALKRSARPDANLVNANDLFIGPGKGVRITNNANEIAHYEYGANLSSNCILNALNAIEVDKAEIEIGKYLTADGQVNTVVPIAATGERFQQANLYPTAKKIQRGDAFSLTTGFKGGLSSRTGLVVSNETELPQGQKDYLGRVVYPYYNAVVAWLENLRINKTGKEIYQLIETVFPKEQYGWSLNPGHLTADEEWMSSPIYPGSDNKIKSGMIFQIDIIPAVPGYTGVSAEDCIAIADEALRVRIQEEYPGLWKRILERREYITQTLNISLSDEILPLSNTVGYLRPFLLNKSSAMCCNKS, encoded by the coding sequence ATGATGTTAAATTTAGATCGAATTTACTTAAATACAAATTTGCCGGAGCCAAAAACCTACAATGAAGTTTGTCCTGTTTTATTGTCGGACCAAACGATGGAAGAGCGGTATCAGAAGGTTATAGCTGAAATGAAGGAAAGAAAACTCGATTATCTGGTAATTTATGCAGACAAGGAGCATAGTGGGAATTTCGAATACTTAACCGGCTTTATTCCGCGCTTTGAGGAAGCTTTGCTAATTTTAAAACAGGATCTCAAGGTATATTACCTCTTAGGAAATGAAAATCTAAAGATGAGACAATATACCCGGCTGCCTGGCCATGTTATCCATGTCCCTTCCTTTTCGCTTCCAAACCAGTCTATGGAAAGTGAAATTGCTTTGGATTCTATTTTTGAACGGCAGGGATTGAACCAGGCAAATAGAATAGGGCTTGTGGGCTGGAAGCTATTTACGGGCATTGAAGCGAAAGAAGGTCCTTTTGATATTCCCTACTATATTGTTGAAGCACTAAAGAGAAGTGCACGGCCAGACGCGAATTTAGTGAATGCAAATGATTTATTTATAGGGCCAGGTAAAGGTGTTCGTATTACCAATAATGCAAATGAAATCGCTCATTATGAATATGGAGCCAATCTTTCCTCCAACTGCATTTTAAATGCACTAAATGCCATTGAAGTGGACAAGGCGGAAATCGAGATAGGTAAATACTTAACGGCAGATGGTCAGGTTAATACAGTGGTACCGATTGCCGCAACCGGAGAGAGATTTCAGCAGGCGAATCTCTATCCCACTGCAAAAAAGATTCAGCGAGGAGATGCATTTTCTCTTACAACAGGCTTCAAAGGAGGACTTTCAAGCAGGACTGGTCTTGTGGTCAGTAATGAGACAGAACTTCCTCAGGGCCAGAAGGATTATCTGGGAAGAGTTGTTTATCCTTATTACAATGCAGTTGTTGCATGGCTGGAAAATTTAAGGATAAATAAAACTGGAAAGGAAATCTATCAGCTGATAGAGACAGTCTTCCCGAAAGAACAGTATGGCTGGTCTTTAAATCCAGGACATTTAACCGCAGATGAGGAATGGATGTCGTCACCTATTTATCCGGGCTCAGATAATAAAATTAAGAGTGGTATGATTTTTCAGATTGATATCATTCCAGCTGTACCAGGATATACGGGCGTAAGCGCGGAAGATTGTATTGCCATTGCGGATGAAGCTCTGAGAGTAAGGATTCAGGAAGAATATCCCGGTTTATGGAAACGGATTCTTGAAAGAAGAGAATATATAACTCAAACTTTAAATATTTCTTTATCGGATGAAATCCTTCCGCTTTCCAATACAGTTGGCTATTTGAGACCTTTCCTTCTTAACAAATCGTCTGCAATGTGTTGTAATAAGTCTTGA
- the rbsK gene encoding ribokinase, whose amino-acid sequence MGKKVTVFGSFVVDLMGRSPHLPVPGETVKGSIFKMGPGGKGFNQGVAAHKAGADVTMVTKLGKDAFADVALNTMKTLGMDTNRIFRTGQTETGCALIMVDENTSQNEIVVILGACDTITDEEVESISDLLDQSEFLLTQLETNISSVEKVIDIAYEKGVKIILNTAPVQPVSDSILSKVDLITPNEVEAEILTGIPVDGEENAGRAADYFFEKGVKNVLITLGGKGVYLATPKKRGILPAYRVNAVDTTGAGDAFNGGLVAALAEGKDLWEAAAFANALAAISVQRIGTTPAMPDREEIDSFIKEQEKEKRSC is encoded by the coding sequence ATGGGGAAAAAAGTAACAGTTTTCGGAAGCTTTGTAGTGGATCTGATGGGAAGAAGTCCTCATCTTCCGGTCCCGGGAGAAACCGTTAAAGGAAGTATTTTTAAGATGGGTCCGGGCGGCAAGGGATTCAATCAGGGGGTAGCTGCCCATAAGGCGGGAGCTGATGTGACCATGGTAACGAAGCTTGGGAAGGATGCATTCGCAGATGTGGCCTTAAATACCATGAAAACCCTGGGAATGGACACAAACCGGATATTCCGCACAGGGCAGACAGAGACCGGCTGTGCGCTAATCATGGTGGATGAAAACACCAGCCAGAATGAAATAGTTGTCATTCTGGGCGCCTGTGACACAATTACAGACGAAGAAGTAGAATCTATTTCAGATTTGCTGGATCAGTCGGAATTTTTGTTAACTCAGCTGGAAACCAATATTTCTTCCGTGGAAAAAGTAATTGATATCGCATATGAAAAAGGCGTAAAAATCATTTTAAATACGGCTCCTGTACAGCCGGTCAGTGACAGCATTTTAAGTAAAGTGGATTTAATCACGCCGAACGAGGTAGAAGCTGAGATTTTAACCGGGATACCGGTGGATGGGGAAGAGAATGCAGGAAGAGCTGCAGATTACTTTTTTGAAAAAGGGGTTAAAAATGTACTGATCACCTTAGGGGGAAAAGGTGTTTACTTAGCAACTCCAAAGAAGAGGGGCATCCTGCCAGCTTACCGTGTCAATGCAGTAGATACGACCGGTGCCGGCGATGCGTTTAATGGCGGCCTGGTGGCAGCCTTGGCAGAAGGAAAGGATCTATGGGAGGCGGCAGCCTTTGCCAATGCATTAGCCGCTATCTCGGTACAACGGATCGGAACCACACCGGCCATGCCTGACAGGGAAGAAATTGACTCATTTATTAAAGAGCAGGAGAAGGAGAAACGTTCATGTTAA
- a CDS encoding DeoR/GlpR family DNA-binding transcription regulator: MIPLLASKSLTAITNSLTHAVEMAKHGNKDIKVVGGKLHQIQLFLYGSDTVLELSQYRVDYTLLGVFAITGTGLYIHTEEEGLVKRAMVNCAKKVIAVADSTKMDTTGFFKVCALEDIDVLITDIEPSPDFQRDLQEHGVDLIIAG; the protein is encoded by the coding sequence GTGATACCCTTGCTGGCTTCCAAAAGCCTGACCGCCATTACCAATTCTTTAACGCATGCGGTTGAGATGGCAAAACACGGTAATAAGGATATCAAAGTGGTGGGAGGGAAACTGCACCAAATACAATTGTTTTTATACGGCAGCGATACGGTACTGGAATTATCCCAGTATAGGGTTGATTATACACTGCTGGGAGTTTTCGCAATTACCGGTACCGGGCTTTATATCCACACGGAAGAGGAAGGTCTGGTCAAAAGAGCCATGGTCAATTGCGCCAAAAAAGTCATCGCAGTTGCGGATTCTACGAAAATGGATACAACAGGCTTCTTCAAAGTCTGTGCATTAGAGGATATTGATGTTTTAATTACGGATATAGAACCCTCCCCAGATTTCCAACGTGATCTGCAGGAGCATGGTGTGGATTTAATTATCGCCGGATAA
- a CDS encoding dienelactone hydrolase family protein: MADKMVYYTSLHRLSAIFRNNKPRMAMHADNRKEFEEWQKETREKLKILLGMNKLEECPLKPQLMEREEEENFYRTRMLIQTDIDVWMPFFILEPKGREGEKLPSVIAAHGHDSGGKAVIAGKWDRSGVKKAAEQYHYTYGLEMVRRGYRVYCPDARGFGERRERSGQGDTIKQYMSSTCRELNQMAISLGLSLTGLWVWDLMRLTDYITKREDNIPGKIGCMGLSGGGLQTLWLAALDERIQAAVVSGYFYGYHDALLIDNTNCSCNYVPHLWEHADMGDIGALVAPRGLLIETGSEDPLNGEGGLQNVQAQLETVKKAYTLRETEDNLSHHIFSGSHRWSGETAYDFMDKFLK, translated from the coding sequence ATGGCTGATAAAATGGTTTATTATACAAGTCTGCACCGTCTGTCCGCAATATTTCGGAATAACAAGCCTAGAATGGCTATGCATGCAGATAATCGAAAAGAGTTTGAAGAATGGCAGAAGGAAACCAGAGAGAAATTAAAAATTCTGCTTGGAATGAATAAGTTGGAAGAATGTCCATTAAAGCCTCAGCTCATGGAACGAGAGGAGGAAGAAAACTTTTATCGGACCCGTATGCTGATTCAGACGGATATTGATGTATGGATGCCTTTTTTTATACTAGAGCCGAAGGGCAGGGAAGGAGAAAAACTTCCCTCTGTTATTGCTGCTCATGGTCATGATAGCGGAGGAAAAGCCGTTATTGCAGGAAAATGGGACCGCTCAGGGGTTAAAAAAGCGGCGGAACAGTATCATTACACCTATGGATTGGAAATGGTCCGAAGAGGTTACCGGGTTTATTGCCCGGATGCCAGGGGTTTTGGGGAACGCAGGGAAAGATCCGGTCAGGGAGACACTATAAAACAATATATGTCCAGTACCTGCCGGGAATTAAACCAAATGGCAATCTCTCTGGGACTTTCACTTACGGGACTTTGGGTATGGGATCTTATGCGGTTAACGGATTATATAACAAAAAGAGAAGATAATATACCGGGGAAAATCGGATGTATGGGGTTATCCGGCGGTGGATTGCAGACTCTTTGGCTTGCCGCATTGGATGAGCGGATCCAGGCAGCTGTGGTAAGCGGATATTTTTATGGATATCATGATGCGCTGCTGATTGACAATACAAACTGCAGCTGTAATTATGTTCCTCATCTGTGGGAACATGCAGATATGGGTGATATCGGAGCATTGGTGGCTCCCAGGGGACTGCTGATAGAAACTGGCAGTGAAGATCCGTTAAATGGAGAGGGAGGGCTTCAGAATGTGCAAGCTCAGCTGGAAACAGTAAAGAAGGCCTATACCTTGAGAGAAACGGAAGATAATCTGTCTCATCATATATTTTCAGGGTCTCATAGGTGGTCTGGCGAAACTGCATATGATTTTATGGACAAATTTTTAAAATAG
- the rbsD gene encoding D-ribose pyranase has product MLKTGILHPQLARVMAELRHMDMLVIGDAGLPIPKGVERVDLGWKPGSPAYLEVLEEIEKYMVTEKAIFAEEALAVSPELHKKALALLPEGIPVEYVPHKELKKMTEGAKAIILTGEFTGYTNVVLVSGCAY; this is encoded by the coding sequence ATGTTAAAAACAGGAATTTTACACCCACAATTAGCAAGAGTCATGGCAGAACTCAGGCATATGGATATGCTGGTAATCGGAGATGCCGGACTTCCCATTCCCAAGGGAGTGGAACGGGTGGACTTGGGCTGGAAGCCGGGAAGTCCTGCTTATCTGGAAGTACTGGAAGAAATAGAAAAGTATATGGTAACGGAAAAGGCCATATTTGCAGAGGAGGCACTTGCAGTAAGCCCTGAACTACATAAAAAGGCGCTGGCTCTCTTGCCGGAAGGAATTCCGGTGGAGTATGTGCCCCATAAAGAATTAAAAAAGATGACTGAAGGGGCCAAGGCAATCATCCTGACAGGCGAATTTACAGGCTATACCAACGTAGTATTGGTCTCAGGATGCGCATATTGA
- a CDS encoding MBL fold metallo-hydrolase, whose protein sequence is MKIKDKLYLISGGSYGELGNAYLIKTKNGYIMVDSSKPDALTTIRNNLAYWKIKEEEISAVLLTHGHDDHAGCAAYFQNQGAKIYVGADNETLQKGYFGPNSPFTNHMAPPCVADVILKEDQTLTFDGLQIIVYPMPGHTDGTILYYTNVDDDRILFSGDMFFVEGETGTDIKTGWKGDLSYSANKLGISFQKLWNLNLDPNIILGGHGIPFINNNAKEAIRAAYKYYLLNNR, encoded by the coding sequence ATGAAAATTAAAGATAAACTTTATCTGATCTCAGGAGGCAGCTATGGCGAATTGGGAAATGCCTATCTGATTAAAACCAAGAATGGTTATATTATGGTTGATAGCAGTAAACCGGATGCTTTGACGACTATCCGAAATAATCTAGCTTATTGGAAAATTAAAGAGGAAGAAATTTCAGCCGTTCTCCTTACCCATGGTCATGATGACCATGCTGGTTGTGCGGCCTATTTCCAGAATCAAGGTGCAAAAATATATGTTGGTGCAGATAATGAGACGCTCCAAAAAGGTTACTTTGGGCCAAATAGTCCCTTTACTAATCATATGGCGCCTCCCTGTGTTGCTGATGTTATACTTAAGGAGGATCAAACTTTAACATTTGATGGCTTACAGATAATCGTTTATCCTATGCCCGGGCATACCGATGGAACAATCCTTTATTATACCAATGTTGATGATGACAGGATCTTATTTTCAGGAGACATGTTCTTCGTAGAGGGGGAAACCGGGACAGATATTAAAACTGGCTGGAAAGGGGACCTTAGTTATAGCGCCAATAAATTGGGGATAAGCTTTCAAAAATTATGGAATCTCAATTTAGATCCAAACATTATATTAGGAGGTCATGGAATTCCGTTCATCAACAACAATGCAAAAGAAGCAATACGGGCTGCATACAAGTATTATTTATTAAATAATCGGTAG
- a CDS encoding ABC transporter substrate-binding protein — protein sequence MMKKQLLGTAIVIMLAMGMSGCKSADTKNHTDTITSEVNKEGQAGSEPVTITFWDENAGPTRTPYYEELIKKFEESHPGIKVEYVGLPWSDSKSKYDVAIQSGTTPDVGGITQSWLTDFIVKEAVIPLDDYFDKWDQKDDMIPGYIQSQRDCAPNGKLYAINNTANIPVVWYRPDVLEEKGIDVPKSWNDVFNTIEATTDKGNNIYGFSIRGGSGGTGALEMMMYSYSGISEMFDENGKSTVNDPSNVEFVERLSSLYNVYTPESDITNGYKEMVAAFDTRVANMIYHNLGSYGEHSKTLEEGEYAALTSIESVKGSTSLVTNGCISYSIFKTTKHPEEAFEFLSFLCENEQSIYWNQNIGQLPTTKTSLESDYVKQLQHIRAAAETSSDPDIKAVLLPIYLPGYADLHENVLPSQFQEVLLGNKTAQEFLDNWAGEMTKLKEEYDQYLTN from the coding sequence ATGATGAAAAAACAATTATTGGGTACCGCAATTGTAATTATGTTGGCAATGGGGATGTCAGGGTGTAAATCAGCAGATACAAAGAATCATACCGATACGATAACCTCTGAAGTAAATAAGGAAGGGCAGGCTGGGAGCGAGCCTGTGACCATTACCTTCTGGGATGAAAATGCAGGACCCACAAGAACTCCATACTATGAGGAGCTGATTAAAAAGTTTGAGGAAAGCCATCCGGGAATTAAAGTGGAGTATGTGGGACTGCCCTGGAGTGATTCCAAGTCAAAATATGATGTGGCCATACAATCAGGAACCACACCTGATGTAGGAGGTATTACCCAGTCATGGCTGACTGACTTTATTGTAAAGGAAGCGGTAATCCCTCTGGATGATTATTTTGATAAATGGGATCAAAAGGACGATATGATTCCCGGATATATTCAATCTCAGCGTGATTGCGCTCCTAATGGTAAGCTTTATGCGATTAATAATACGGCGAATATTCCTGTTGTATGGTATCGTCCCGATGTATTAGAGGAAAAAGGAATTGATGTACCAAAATCCTGGAATGATGTTTTTAATACAATAGAAGCAACCACGGATAAAGGCAACAATATCTATGGATTCAGTATTCGGGGGGGATCCGGGGGAACCGGAGCTTTGGAAATGATGATGTATTCCTATTCCGGTATATCAGAAATGTTTGATGAGAATGGTAAAAGTACGGTCAATGATCCCTCTAATGTTGAGTTTGTTGAAAGGCTGTCATCTCTTTATAATGTTTACACTCCGGAAAGCGATATAACCAATGGATATAAAGAAATGGTAGCAGCCTTTGATACCAGGGTAGCAAATATGATTTATCATAATCTGGGTTCCTATGGTGAACATAGTAAGACCCTAGAAGAAGGAGAATATGCTGCTCTTACCAGCATTGAATCCGTAAAAGGATCTACCAGTTTGGTAACCAATGGCTGTATTTCTTATAGTATATTTAAAACTACGAAGCATCCCGAAGAGGCTTTTGAATTTTTAAGCTTCCTTTGTGAAAATGAACAATCCATATATTGGAATCAAAATATCGGTCAGCTTCCGACTACCAAAACTTCTCTGGAATCAGATTATGTAAAACAATTGCAGCATATCCGTGCAGCAGCAGAAACATCTTCCGATCCTGATATTAAAGCAGTACTCCTGCCTATTTACCTGCCGGGTTATGCGGATCTCCATGAAAATGTACTGCCCAGCCAGTTTCAGGAGGTTCTGCTTGGTAATAAAACAGCTCAGGAATTTCTTGATAATTGGGCGGGTGAGATGACGAAGTTAAAGGAAGAATACGATCAATATCTTACGAATTAA